The Mytilus galloprovincialis chromosome 7, xbMytGall1.hap1.1, whole genome shotgun sequence genome has a window encoding:
- the LOC143082362 gene encoding uncharacterized protein LOC143082362, whose protein sequence is MECETLSYATKNLAPSPPPEQEFSSKMVVDLQSHLGVMAETTITSSQQFKMMDSESNDVSEQNYKLMPPENIMTPSPDNPPNIEFSEVPKDDMYNERNSNSSPPNLSPEEGMDSDPMEQDCSSTESQIGTPDKNKSRRKQTLEDIVRRMKEVENENGYYSGESEEDEEDRMPNGLMIDMKNGCENKMEDEVDGDVCQNLMKRFNQDEQIMNGLREGIKRPEQFSELNGNHRSPANNEDQENRNIFEHHEKELAAKIAEMANNAKSADFTTPPKLNGNWLHGAFSGLPMFPFPPGPLDPHLNPNFLPFMDKNKFSSPQELAEKDYLKCQYCERTFRRQKNLENHIDNTHQGKGPVRRKTENANGDMYFKCTHCPYTTKHQSNLYVHLRIHTGERPYICGACGVQYSQSHSLKSHIINKHDGIMSYYIKEKRNRSPRGMGYLTHVSPEVSMYKMSNPPTMVPPNPLQNQQPLLMSQSNIPLPMMMPSPHHHSPGQQQHSPNIKSENLSPKDLVSQMAMHHLANLPKSSPNSMMNGQMSPFFSQNGLHLSPSNHQEEELPLSLVSHNKVPRPLQEINITNEENHGAMDLTKKTTPKQSSECNNVTKNGSICSGSAECDDCAHSMKLKMLRHNVVRMLSILVPNLNFEEKGISAEGDSVDELLHDVIQSNIQDEGMSD, encoded by the exons ATGGAATGTGAGACACTATCATATGCAACAAAGAATTTAGCACCGAGCCCTCCACCAGAACAAGAATTTTCATCAAAAATGGTTGTAGATCTTCAGTCACACTTGGGTGTTATGGCTGAAACAACTATAACATCATCACAGCAGTTCAAAATGATGGATTCTGAATCTAACGATGTGTCAGAACAAAACTACAAACTAATGCCTCCAGAAAATATCATGACACCAAGTCCAGATAACCCACCAAATATAGAATTCTCTGAAGTGCCAAAAGATGATATGTATAATGAGAGAAACTCAAATTCAAGCCCGCCAAATTTAAGTCCTGAAGAAGGGATGGATTCCGATCCAATGGAACAAGACTGTAGTTCTACGGAATCTCAGATCGGCACTCCTGATAAAAATAAATCACGGAGGAAACAGACTTTAGAGGATATTGTGAGACGTATGAAAGAGGTGGAGAACGAGAATGGATATTACAGTGGTGAAAGTGAAGAGGATGAGGAAGATAGAATGCCAAATGGTTTGATGATAGACATGAAAAATGGTTGTGAAAACAAAATGGAAGATGAGGTCGATGGAGACGTGTGCCAAAATTTAATGAAACGATTTAATCAGGATGAGCAAATAATGAATGGACTTAGAGAGGGAATCAAAAGACCAGAACAATTCTCTGAACTTAATGGCAACCATAGATCTCCTGCAAATAATGAAGATcaagaaaatagaaatatttttgaaCATCATGAAAAAGAGTTAGCCGCCAAAATTGCTGAAATGGCTAACAATGCCAAATCTGCTGATTTTACGACTCCTCCAAAATTAAATGGTAATTGGCTACATGGTGCATTCAGTGGTCTTCCTATGTTCCCATTCCCACCAGGACCTCTTGATCCTCATCTCAATCCAAATTTTCTACCATTTatggataaaaataaattttcatcgCCTCAAGAACTTGCTGAAAAAGATTACCTGAAATGTCAGTATTGTGAACGGACGTTTCGACGCCAGAAGAATTTAGAAAATCACATTGACAACACACATCAAGGGAAAGGGCCGGTCAGACGAAAGACTGAAAATGCAAATGGTgacatgtactttaaatgtacaCATTGTCCATATACAACTAAGCATCAGAGTAACTTATATGTGCATCTTCGTATACATACAG GAGAACGACCCTACATTTGTGGAGCATGCGGTGTACAGTACAGCCAAAGTCATAGCCTAAAAAGTCATATCATCAACAAGCATGATGGCATCATGTCATATTATATCAAAGAGAAGAGAAATCGATCTCCTAGAGGGATGGGTTATCTGACACACGTGTCTCCAGAGGTTTCGATGTATAAAATGTCAAACCCACCTACAATGGTCCCACCGAATCCCCTCCAAAACCAGCAGCCATTACTTATGTCACAGTCAAACATTCCACTGCCAATGATGATGCCATCACCACATCACCACTCACCTGGGCAACAGCAGCACTCGCCCAACATCAAGTCAGAAAATCTCTCGCCAAAAGATCTGGTTTCACAAATGGCCATGCACCATCTTGCAAATCTGCCAAAATCTAGTCCAAACAGCATGATGAATGGTCAGATGTCGCCATTCTTCTCTCAGAATGGTCTCCATCTCTCACCGTCAAACCATCAAGAGGAGGAGCTACCATTATCGCTGGTATCACATAACAAGGTGCCACGCCCACTCCAAGAAATCAACATAACTAATGAAGAAAACCATGGTGCTATGGATCTAACCAAGAAAACAACACCAAAGCAATCTTCTGAATGCAATAATGTCACAAAGAATGGATCAATCTGTTCTGGATCAGCCGAGTGTGATGACTGTGCACATTCCATGAAGCTGAAAATGTTACGTCACAATGTGGTCCGCATGCTGAGTATTCTGGTGCCTAACCTTAATTTTGAAGAGAAAGGCATTAGCGCTGAAGGCGATTCTGTTGATGAACTTTTACACGATGTTATCCAAAGCAATATTCAAGACGAAGGAATGAGTGACTGA